A window of the Hypomesus transpacificus isolate Combined female chromosome 10, fHypTra1, whole genome shotgun sequence genome harbors these coding sequences:
- the si:ch73-63e15.2 gene encoding protein strawberry notch homolog 2 isoform X2 yields MDGENYLHPEGPQLDSSLFTMASSNVETSMYPSGSWAYAQQAGYSAHCPMQSGNQQYHLNASSQDVHMDVFSHSGFHDVDFPAIRNGDFPQDLSCIDDLSNTSLFSSPADSLSEYADAQNLISTDSLAHGLTIWDVNTNTSGPGGPASTPAQSQLEAPRIQTPAEEEEEAEEEETEELGHVDTYADYKPSKSTIGISHPDIVVETNTLSSVPPPDITYTLSIPDTIINNGLLSALQLEAIIYACQQHEVILQNNQRAGFLIGDGAGVGKGRTVAGIILENYLKGRKRALWFSVSNDLKYDAERDLKDIDAPIIPVHALNKIKYGDTATSEGVLFATYSALIGESQAGGQHRTRLKQILDWCQPGFDGVIVFDECHKAKNATSTKMGKAVLDLQNKLPLARVVYASATGASEPKNMIYMSRLGIWGEGTPFKTFDDFLHAIEKRGVGAMEIVAMDMKVSGMYIARQLSFSGVSFRIEEIGLDDDFKLVYNKAAKLWAEALATFTRAADELGLVSRKSLWGQFWSSHQRFFKYLCIAAKVRCLVELAKKELLAGKCIVVGLQSTGEARTREVLDENDGHLDRFVSAAEGVFHSLVMKHFPSEKQRREKGPGNKRKRKPRGRQPKLPKHTVEISGVINISDDSSTDSDAMETDSNSSPDSLLDNDDVIFVNHTSCHTAKIEEMKHSLLNRITELGKELPLNTLDELIDKFGGPEKVSEMTGRKGRVVRRPDGSVRYESRAEQSHTIDHINVKEKDRFMRGEKLVAIISEAASSGISLQADKRVKNQCRRVHMTLELPWSADRAIQQFGRTHRSNQVTAPEYIFLISELAGERRFASIVAKRLESLSPSPLSLCLCAWALKEGGQDFQKVSPVSANQAP; encoded by the exons ATGGACGGGGAGAACTACCTGCACCCCGAGGGGCCCCAGCTGGACAGCAGCCTGTTCACAATGGCCTCCTCCAACGTGGAG ACTTCGATGTATCCCTCTGGATCCTGGGCCTACGCACAGCAGGCCGGATACAGCGCCCACTGTCCTATGCAATCTGGAAACCA GCAATACCACTTGAACGCCAGCAGCCAGGACGTGCACATGGACGTGTTCAGCCACTCTGGGTTTCATGATGTGGACTTCCCTGCCATCAGGAATGGAGACTTCCCTCAG GACCTGTCATGTATAGATGACCTCTCCAACACATCGCTGTTCTCCTCTCCGGCCGACTCGCTGTCGGAGTACGCCGACGCCCAGAACCTGATCAGCACAGACAGCCTGGCCCACGGCCTCACCATATGGGACGTCAACACCAATACCTCAGGCCCTGGCGGCCCCGCCTCCACACCAGCACAGAGCCAGCTGGAG GCTCCGAGGATCCAGACGCCtgcggaagaggaggaggaggcagaggaggaggagacggaggagctGGGCCATGTGGACACGTACGCAGACTACAAGCCCTCCAAAT ccaccaTCGGGATCTCCCACCCAGACATCGTCGTGGAGACCAACACGCTGTCCAGCGTCCCCCCTCCCGACATCACCTACACGCTGTCCATTCCTGACACCATCATCAACAACGGCCTGCTCTCCGCCCTGCAGCTGGAGGCCATCATCTACGCCTGCCAG caaCACGAGGTGATCCTGCAGAACAACCAGCGAGCAGGCTTCCTGATCGGAGACGGTGCTGGCGTGGGGAAGGGCCGCACGGTGGCCGGCATCATCCTGGAGAACTACCTGAAGGGCAGGAAGAGAGCGCTCTG gTTTAGCGTCTCCAATGACCTGAAGTATGACGCCGAAAGAGACCTGAAAGACATCGACGcccccatcatccctgtgcATGCCTTAAACAAG ATAAAGTATGGAGACACAGCTACCTCAGAGGGTGTCCTGTTTGCTACCTACTCCGCTCTGATTGGAGAGAGCCAGGCCGGGGGCCAGCACCGGACCAGACTCAAGCAGATCCTGGACTGGTGTCAACCCGGCTTCGACGGAGTC ATTGTGTTTGACGAATGCCACAAAGCCAAGAACGCCACGTCCACCAAGATGGGCAAGGCAGTGCTGGACCTGCAGAACAAGCTGCCACTTGCCAGGGTGGTCTACGCCAGTGCCACAG GTGCCTCCGAGCCAAAGAACATGATCTACATGAGCCGCCTGGGGATCTGGGGTGAGGGCACGCCCTTCAAGACCTTCGACGACTTCCTCCACGCCATCGAGAAGAG GGGTGTGGGTGCCATGGAGATCGTCGCCATGGACATGAAGGTGAGCGGCATGTACATCGCCCGGCAGCTGAGCTTCTCCGGAGTGTCGTTCCGCATCGAGGAGATCGGATTGGACGACGACTTCAAGCTGGTCTACAACAAGGCGGCCAAACTG tgggcCGAGGCGCTGGCCACGTTCACGCGGGCGGCTGACGAGCTGGGCCTGGTCAGCAGGAAGTCTTTGTGGGGCCAGTTTTGGTCGTCGCACCAGCGCTTCTTCAAGTACCTCTGCATCGCCGCCAAAGTGCGCTGCCTGGTGGAGCTGGCTAAGAAGGAGCTGCTGGCGGGCAAG TGCATCGTGGTGGGGCTGCAGTCCACGGGGGAGGCCCGTACCCGGGAGGTCCTGGACGAGAACGACGGCCACCTGGACCGATTCGTTTCTGCTGCAGA GGGTGTGTTCCATTCTCTGGTGATGAAGCACTTTCCCTcagagaagcagaggagagagaaagggcctGGAAACAAGAGGAAAC GTAAACCCAGGGGCCGGCAGCCCAAACTGCCCAAGCACACGGTGGAGATCAGCGGGGTGATCAACATCAGCGACGACAGCAGCACCGACTCCGACGCCATGGAGACGGACTCCAACTCCTCGCCCGACTCGCTGCTCGACAACGATGACGTGATCTTCGTCAACCACACCAGCTgccacacag CCAAGATCGAGGAGATGAAACACAGCCTCCTCAACAGGATCACAGAGCTGGGGAAGGAGCTCCCTCTGAACACCCTGGACGAGCTCATCGACAAGTTCGGAGGACCAGAGAAAGTCTCCGAG ATGACGGGGCGTAAGGGGCGCGTGGTGCGTCGCCCCGACGGCAGCGTGCGCTACGAGTCGCGGGCCGAGCAGAGCCACACCATCGACCACATCAACGTGAAGGAGAAGGACCGCTttatgagaggagagaag CTGGTGGCCATCATCTCAGAGGCGGCCAGCTCGGGGATCTCCCTGCAGGCGGACAAGCGGGTCAAGAACCAGTGCAGGCGGGTGCACATGACCCTGGAGCTGCCCTGGAGCGCAGACCGAGCCATCCAGCAGTTCG GTCGAACTCACCGGTCC
- the si:ch73-63e15.2 gene encoding protein strawberry notch homolog 2 isoform X3, producing MGDVQSGGLSWNLEPEKGQYHLNASSQDVHMDVFSHSGFHDVDFPAIRNGDFPQDLSCIDDLSNTSLFSSPADSLSEYADAQNLISTDSLAHGLTIWDVNTNTSGPGGPASTPAQSQLELNGSSRFQGLSSLEEITAIISTPPFGGFQAPRIQTPAEEEEEAEEEETEELGHVDTYADYKPSKSTIGISHPDIVVETNTLSSVPPPDITYTLSIPDTIINNGLLSALQLEAIIYACQQHEVILQNNQRAGFLIGDGAGVGKGRTVAGIILENYLKGRKRALWFSVSNDLKYDAERDLKDIDAPIIPVHALNKIKYGDTATSEGVLFATYSALIGESQAGGQHRTRLKQILDWCQPGFDGVIVFDECHKAKNATSTKMGKAVLDLQNKLPLARVVYASATGASEPKNMIYMSRLGIWGEGTPFKTFDDFLHAIEKRGVGAMEIVAMDMKVSGMYIARQLSFSGVSFRIEEIGLDDDFKLVYNKAAKLWAEALATFTRAADELGLVSRKSLWGQFWSSHQRFFKYLCIAAKVRCLVELAKKELLAGKCIVVGLQSTGEARTREVLDENDGHLDRFVSAAEGVFHSLVMKHFPSEKQRREKGPGNKRKRKPRGRQPKLPKHTVEISGVINISDDSSTDSDAMETDSNSSPDSLLDNDDVIFVNHTSCHTAKIEEMKHSLLNRITELGKELPLNTLDELIDKFGGPEKVSEMTGRKGRVVRRPDGSVRYESRAEQSHTIDHINVKEKDRFMRGEKLVAIISEAASSGISLQADKRVKNQCRRVHMTLELPWSADRAIQQFGRTHRSNQVTAPEYIFLISELAGERRFASIVAKRLESLSPSPLSLCLCAWALKEGGQDFQKVSPVSANQAP from the exons ATGGGCGACGTTCAGTCAGGGGGGCTGTCTTGGAATTTGGAACCAGAGAAGGG GCAATACCACTTGAACGCCAGCAGCCAGGACGTGCACATGGACGTGTTCAGCCACTCTGGGTTTCATGATGTGGACTTCCCTGCCATCAGGAATGGAGACTTCCCTCAG GACCTGTCATGTATAGATGACCTCTCCAACACATCGCTGTTCTCCTCTCCGGCCGACTCGCTGTCGGAGTACGCCGACGCCCAGAACCTGATCAGCACAGACAGCCTGGCCCACGGCCTCACCATATGGGACGTCAACACCAATACCTCAGGCCCTGGCGGCCCCGCCTCCACACCAGCACAGAGCCAGCTGGAG CTGAATGGCTCCAGCAGGTTTCAGGGTTTGAGCAGTTTGGAGGAAATCACTGCCATAATCAGCACTCCACCTTTTGGAGGATTCCAG GCTCCGAGGATCCAGACGCCtgcggaagaggaggaggaggcagaggaggaggagacggaggagctGGGCCATGTGGACACGTACGCAGACTACAAGCCCTCCAAAT ccaccaTCGGGATCTCCCACCCAGACATCGTCGTGGAGACCAACACGCTGTCCAGCGTCCCCCCTCCCGACATCACCTACACGCTGTCCATTCCTGACACCATCATCAACAACGGCCTGCTCTCCGCCCTGCAGCTGGAGGCCATCATCTACGCCTGCCAG caaCACGAGGTGATCCTGCAGAACAACCAGCGAGCAGGCTTCCTGATCGGAGACGGTGCTGGCGTGGGGAAGGGCCGCACGGTGGCCGGCATCATCCTGGAGAACTACCTGAAGGGCAGGAAGAGAGCGCTCTG gTTTAGCGTCTCCAATGACCTGAAGTATGACGCCGAAAGAGACCTGAAAGACATCGACGcccccatcatccctgtgcATGCCTTAAACAAG ATAAAGTATGGAGACACAGCTACCTCAGAGGGTGTCCTGTTTGCTACCTACTCCGCTCTGATTGGAGAGAGCCAGGCCGGGGGCCAGCACCGGACCAGACTCAAGCAGATCCTGGACTGGTGTCAACCCGGCTTCGACGGAGTC ATTGTGTTTGACGAATGCCACAAAGCCAAGAACGCCACGTCCACCAAGATGGGCAAGGCAGTGCTGGACCTGCAGAACAAGCTGCCACTTGCCAGGGTGGTCTACGCCAGTGCCACAG GTGCCTCCGAGCCAAAGAACATGATCTACATGAGCCGCCTGGGGATCTGGGGTGAGGGCACGCCCTTCAAGACCTTCGACGACTTCCTCCACGCCATCGAGAAGAG GGGTGTGGGTGCCATGGAGATCGTCGCCATGGACATGAAGGTGAGCGGCATGTACATCGCCCGGCAGCTGAGCTTCTCCGGAGTGTCGTTCCGCATCGAGGAGATCGGATTGGACGACGACTTCAAGCTGGTCTACAACAAGGCGGCCAAACTG tgggcCGAGGCGCTGGCCACGTTCACGCGGGCGGCTGACGAGCTGGGCCTGGTCAGCAGGAAGTCTTTGTGGGGCCAGTTTTGGTCGTCGCACCAGCGCTTCTTCAAGTACCTCTGCATCGCCGCCAAAGTGCGCTGCCTGGTGGAGCTGGCTAAGAAGGAGCTGCTGGCGGGCAAG TGCATCGTGGTGGGGCTGCAGTCCACGGGGGAGGCCCGTACCCGGGAGGTCCTGGACGAGAACGACGGCCACCTGGACCGATTCGTTTCTGCTGCAGA GGGTGTGTTCCATTCTCTGGTGATGAAGCACTTTCCCTcagagaagcagaggagagagaaagggcctGGAAACAAGAGGAAAC GTAAACCCAGGGGCCGGCAGCCCAAACTGCCCAAGCACACGGTGGAGATCAGCGGGGTGATCAACATCAGCGACGACAGCAGCACCGACTCCGACGCCATGGAGACGGACTCCAACTCCTCGCCCGACTCGCTGCTCGACAACGATGACGTGATCTTCGTCAACCACACCAGCTgccacacag CCAAGATCGAGGAGATGAAACACAGCCTCCTCAACAGGATCACAGAGCTGGGGAAGGAGCTCCCTCTGAACACCCTGGACGAGCTCATCGACAAGTTCGGAGGACCAGAGAAAGTCTCCGAG ATGACGGGGCGTAAGGGGCGCGTGGTGCGTCGCCCCGACGGCAGCGTGCGCTACGAGTCGCGGGCCGAGCAGAGCCACACCATCGACCACATCAACGTGAAGGAGAAGGACCGCTttatgagaggagagaag CTGGTGGCCATCATCTCAGAGGCGGCCAGCTCGGGGATCTCCCTGCAGGCGGACAAGCGGGTCAAGAACCAGTGCAGGCGGGTGCACATGACCCTGGAGCTGCCCTGGAGCGCAGACCGAGCCATCCAGCAGTTCG GTCGAACTCACCGGTCC
- the si:ch73-63e15.2 gene encoding protein strawberry notch homolog 2 isoform X4, with protein sequence MSLMQFWNKLYTQLGRPLPKDLSCIDDLSNTSLFSSPADSLSEYADAQNLISTDSLAHGLTIWDVNTNTSGPGGPASTPAQSQLELNGSSRFQGLSSLEEITAIISTPPFGGFQAPRIQTPAEEEEEAEEEETEELGHVDTYADYKPSKSTIGISHPDIVVETNTLSSVPPPDITYTLSIPDTIINNGLLSALQLEAIIYACQQHEVILQNNQRAGFLIGDGAGVGKGRTVAGIILENYLKGRKRALWFSVSNDLKYDAERDLKDIDAPIIPVHALNKIKYGDTATSEGVLFATYSALIGESQAGGQHRTRLKQILDWCQPGFDGVIVFDECHKAKNATSTKMGKAVLDLQNKLPLARVVYASATGASEPKNMIYMSRLGIWGEGTPFKTFDDFLHAIEKRGVGAMEIVAMDMKVSGMYIARQLSFSGVSFRIEEIGLDDDFKLVYNKAAKLWAEALATFTRAADELGLVSRKSLWGQFWSSHQRFFKYLCIAAKVRCLVELAKKELLAGKCIVVGLQSTGEARTREVLDENDGHLDRFVSAAEGVFHSLVMKHFPSEKQRREKGPGNKRKRKPRGRQPKLPKHTVEISGVINISDDSSTDSDAMETDSNSSPDSLLDNDDVIFVNHTSCHTAKIEEMKHSLLNRITELGKELPLNTLDELIDKFGGPEKVSEMTGRKGRVVRRPDGSVRYESRAEQSHTIDHINVKEKDRFMRGEKLVAIISEAASSGISLQADKRVKNQCRRVHMTLELPWSADRAIQQFGRTHRSNQVTAPEYIFLISELAGERRFASIVAKRLESLSPSPLSLCLCAWALKEGGQDFQKVSPVSANQAP encoded by the exons ATGTCGCTCATGCAGTTTTGGAATAAGTTGTACACGCAGTTGGGACGACCGCTACCCAAG GACCTGTCATGTATAGATGACCTCTCCAACACATCGCTGTTCTCCTCTCCGGCCGACTCGCTGTCGGAGTACGCCGACGCCCAGAACCTGATCAGCACAGACAGCCTGGCCCACGGCCTCACCATATGGGACGTCAACACCAATACCTCAGGCCCTGGCGGCCCCGCCTCCACACCAGCACAGAGCCAGCTGGAG CTGAATGGCTCCAGCAGGTTTCAGGGTTTGAGCAGTTTGGAGGAAATCACTGCCATAATCAGCACTCCACCTTTTGGAGGATTCCAG GCTCCGAGGATCCAGACGCCtgcggaagaggaggaggaggcagaggaggaggagacggaggagctGGGCCATGTGGACACGTACGCAGACTACAAGCCCTCCAAAT ccaccaTCGGGATCTCCCACCCAGACATCGTCGTGGAGACCAACACGCTGTCCAGCGTCCCCCCTCCCGACATCACCTACACGCTGTCCATTCCTGACACCATCATCAACAACGGCCTGCTCTCCGCCCTGCAGCTGGAGGCCATCATCTACGCCTGCCAG caaCACGAGGTGATCCTGCAGAACAACCAGCGAGCAGGCTTCCTGATCGGAGACGGTGCTGGCGTGGGGAAGGGCCGCACGGTGGCCGGCATCATCCTGGAGAACTACCTGAAGGGCAGGAAGAGAGCGCTCTG gTTTAGCGTCTCCAATGACCTGAAGTATGACGCCGAAAGAGACCTGAAAGACATCGACGcccccatcatccctgtgcATGCCTTAAACAAG ATAAAGTATGGAGACACAGCTACCTCAGAGGGTGTCCTGTTTGCTACCTACTCCGCTCTGATTGGAGAGAGCCAGGCCGGGGGCCAGCACCGGACCAGACTCAAGCAGATCCTGGACTGGTGTCAACCCGGCTTCGACGGAGTC ATTGTGTTTGACGAATGCCACAAAGCCAAGAACGCCACGTCCACCAAGATGGGCAAGGCAGTGCTGGACCTGCAGAACAAGCTGCCACTTGCCAGGGTGGTCTACGCCAGTGCCACAG GTGCCTCCGAGCCAAAGAACATGATCTACATGAGCCGCCTGGGGATCTGGGGTGAGGGCACGCCCTTCAAGACCTTCGACGACTTCCTCCACGCCATCGAGAAGAG GGGTGTGGGTGCCATGGAGATCGTCGCCATGGACATGAAGGTGAGCGGCATGTACATCGCCCGGCAGCTGAGCTTCTCCGGAGTGTCGTTCCGCATCGAGGAGATCGGATTGGACGACGACTTCAAGCTGGTCTACAACAAGGCGGCCAAACTG tgggcCGAGGCGCTGGCCACGTTCACGCGGGCGGCTGACGAGCTGGGCCTGGTCAGCAGGAAGTCTTTGTGGGGCCAGTTTTGGTCGTCGCACCAGCGCTTCTTCAAGTACCTCTGCATCGCCGCCAAAGTGCGCTGCCTGGTGGAGCTGGCTAAGAAGGAGCTGCTGGCGGGCAAG TGCATCGTGGTGGGGCTGCAGTCCACGGGGGAGGCCCGTACCCGGGAGGTCCTGGACGAGAACGACGGCCACCTGGACCGATTCGTTTCTGCTGCAGA GGGTGTGTTCCATTCTCTGGTGATGAAGCACTTTCCCTcagagaagcagaggagagagaaagggcctGGAAACAAGAGGAAAC GTAAACCCAGGGGCCGGCAGCCCAAACTGCCCAAGCACACGGTGGAGATCAGCGGGGTGATCAACATCAGCGACGACAGCAGCACCGACTCCGACGCCATGGAGACGGACTCCAACTCCTCGCCCGACTCGCTGCTCGACAACGATGACGTGATCTTCGTCAACCACACCAGCTgccacacag CCAAGATCGAGGAGATGAAACACAGCCTCCTCAACAGGATCACAGAGCTGGGGAAGGAGCTCCCTCTGAACACCCTGGACGAGCTCATCGACAAGTTCGGAGGACCAGAGAAAGTCTCCGAG ATGACGGGGCGTAAGGGGCGCGTGGTGCGTCGCCCCGACGGCAGCGTGCGCTACGAGTCGCGGGCCGAGCAGAGCCACACCATCGACCACATCAACGTGAAGGAGAAGGACCGCTttatgagaggagagaag CTGGTGGCCATCATCTCAGAGGCGGCCAGCTCGGGGATCTCCCTGCAGGCGGACAAGCGGGTCAAGAACCAGTGCAGGCGGGTGCACATGACCCTGGAGCTGCCCTGGAGCGCAGACCGAGCCATCCAGCAGTTCG GTCGAACTCACCGGTCC
- the si:ch73-63e15.2 gene encoding protein strawberry notch homolog 2 isoform X1, giving the protein MDGENYLHPEGPQLDSSLFTMASSNVETSMYPSGSWAYAQQAGYSAHCPMQSGNQQYHLNASSQDVHMDVFSHSGFHDVDFPAIRNGDFPQDLSCIDDLSNTSLFSSPADSLSEYADAQNLISTDSLAHGLTIWDVNTNTSGPGGPASTPAQSQLELNGSSRFQGLSSLEEITAIISTPPFGGFQAPRIQTPAEEEEEAEEEETEELGHVDTYADYKPSKSTIGISHPDIVVETNTLSSVPPPDITYTLSIPDTIINNGLLSALQLEAIIYACQQHEVILQNNQRAGFLIGDGAGVGKGRTVAGIILENYLKGRKRALWFSVSNDLKYDAERDLKDIDAPIIPVHALNKIKYGDTATSEGVLFATYSALIGESQAGGQHRTRLKQILDWCQPGFDGVIVFDECHKAKNATSTKMGKAVLDLQNKLPLARVVYASATGASEPKNMIYMSRLGIWGEGTPFKTFDDFLHAIEKRGVGAMEIVAMDMKVSGMYIARQLSFSGVSFRIEEIGLDDDFKLVYNKAAKLWAEALATFTRAADELGLVSRKSLWGQFWSSHQRFFKYLCIAAKVRCLVELAKKELLAGKCIVVGLQSTGEARTREVLDENDGHLDRFVSAAEGVFHSLVMKHFPSEKQRREKGPGNKRKRKPRGRQPKLPKHTVEISGVINISDDSSTDSDAMETDSNSSPDSLLDNDDVIFVNHTSCHTAKIEEMKHSLLNRITELGKELPLNTLDELIDKFGGPEKVSEMTGRKGRVVRRPDGSVRYESRAEQSHTIDHINVKEKDRFMRGEKLVAIISEAASSGISLQADKRVKNQCRRVHMTLELPWSADRAIQQFGRTHRSNQVTAPEYIFLISELAGERRFASIVAKRLESLSPSPLSLCLCAWALKEGGQDFQKVSPVSANQAP; this is encoded by the exons ATGGACGGGGAGAACTACCTGCACCCCGAGGGGCCCCAGCTGGACAGCAGCCTGTTCACAATGGCCTCCTCCAACGTGGAG ACTTCGATGTATCCCTCTGGATCCTGGGCCTACGCACAGCAGGCCGGATACAGCGCCCACTGTCCTATGCAATCTGGAAACCA GCAATACCACTTGAACGCCAGCAGCCAGGACGTGCACATGGACGTGTTCAGCCACTCTGGGTTTCATGATGTGGACTTCCCTGCCATCAGGAATGGAGACTTCCCTCAG GACCTGTCATGTATAGATGACCTCTCCAACACATCGCTGTTCTCCTCTCCGGCCGACTCGCTGTCGGAGTACGCCGACGCCCAGAACCTGATCAGCACAGACAGCCTGGCCCACGGCCTCACCATATGGGACGTCAACACCAATACCTCAGGCCCTGGCGGCCCCGCCTCCACACCAGCACAGAGCCAGCTGGAG CTGAATGGCTCCAGCAGGTTTCAGGGTTTGAGCAGTTTGGAGGAAATCACTGCCATAATCAGCACTCCACCTTTTGGAGGATTCCAG GCTCCGAGGATCCAGACGCCtgcggaagaggaggaggaggcagaggaggaggagacggaggagctGGGCCATGTGGACACGTACGCAGACTACAAGCCCTCCAAAT ccaccaTCGGGATCTCCCACCCAGACATCGTCGTGGAGACCAACACGCTGTCCAGCGTCCCCCCTCCCGACATCACCTACACGCTGTCCATTCCTGACACCATCATCAACAACGGCCTGCTCTCCGCCCTGCAGCTGGAGGCCATCATCTACGCCTGCCAG caaCACGAGGTGATCCTGCAGAACAACCAGCGAGCAGGCTTCCTGATCGGAGACGGTGCTGGCGTGGGGAAGGGCCGCACGGTGGCCGGCATCATCCTGGAGAACTACCTGAAGGGCAGGAAGAGAGCGCTCTG gTTTAGCGTCTCCAATGACCTGAAGTATGACGCCGAAAGAGACCTGAAAGACATCGACGcccccatcatccctgtgcATGCCTTAAACAAG ATAAAGTATGGAGACACAGCTACCTCAGAGGGTGTCCTGTTTGCTACCTACTCCGCTCTGATTGGAGAGAGCCAGGCCGGGGGCCAGCACCGGACCAGACTCAAGCAGATCCTGGACTGGTGTCAACCCGGCTTCGACGGAGTC ATTGTGTTTGACGAATGCCACAAAGCCAAGAACGCCACGTCCACCAAGATGGGCAAGGCAGTGCTGGACCTGCAGAACAAGCTGCCACTTGCCAGGGTGGTCTACGCCAGTGCCACAG GTGCCTCCGAGCCAAAGAACATGATCTACATGAGCCGCCTGGGGATCTGGGGTGAGGGCACGCCCTTCAAGACCTTCGACGACTTCCTCCACGCCATCGAGAAGAG GGGTGTGGGTGCCATGGAGATCGTCGCCATGGACATGAAGGTGAGCGGCATGTACATCGCCCGGCAGCTGAGCTTCTCCGGAGTGTCGTTCCGCATCGAGGAGATCGGATTGGACGACGACTTCAAGCTGGTCTACAACAAGGCGGCCAAACTG tgggcCGAGGCGCTGGCCACGTTCACGCGGGCGGCTGACGAGCTGGGCCTGGTCAGCAGGAAGTCTTTGTGGGGCCAGTTTTGGTCGTCGCACCAGCGCTTCTTCAAGTACCTCTGCATCGCCGCCAAAGTGCGCTGCCTGGTGGAGCTGGCTAAGAAGGAGCTGCTGGCGGGCAAG TGCATCGTGGTGGGGCTGCAGTCCACGGGGGAGGCCCGTACCCGGGAGGTCCTGGACGAGAACGACGGCCACCTGGACCGATTCGTTTCTGCTGCAGA GGGTGTGTTCCATTCTCTGGTGATGAAGCACTTTCCCTcagagaagcagaggagagagaaagggcctGGAAACAAGAGGAAAC GTAAACCCAGGGGCCGGCAGCCCAAACTGCCCAAGCACACGGTGGAGATCAGCGGGGTGATCAACATCAGCGACGACAGCAGCACCGACTCCGACGCCATGGAGACGGACTCCAACTCCTCGCCCGACTCGCTGCTCGACAACGATGACGTGATCTTCGTCAACCACACCAGCTgccacacag CCAAGATCGAGGAGATGAAACACAGCCTCCTCAACAGGATCACAGAGCTGGGGAAGGAGCTCCCTCTGAACACCCTGGACGAGCTCATCGACAAGTTCGGAGGACCAGAGAAAGTCTCCGAG ATGACGGGGCGTAAGGGGCGCGTGGTGCGTCGCCCCGACGGCAGCGTGCGCTACGAGTCGCGGGCCGAGCAGAGCCACACCATCGACCACATCAACGTGAAGGAGAAGGACCGCTttatgagaggagagaag CTGGTGGCCATCATCTCAGAGGCGGCCAGCTCGGGGATCTCCCTGCAGGCGGACAAGCGGGTCAAGAACCAGTGCAGGCGGGTGCACATGACCCTGGAGCTGCCCTGGAGCGCAGACCGAGCCATCCAGCAGTTCG GTCGAACTCACCGGTCC